A single genomic interval of Mustelus asterias chromosome 13, sMusAst1.hap1.1, whole genome shotgun sequence harbors:
- the slc31a1 gene encoding high affinity copper uptake protein 1 translates to MNMSMGHEGHHHMSMDPDGHAHHAPTSEPGHDHSTGGMMMKMTFYFGYKNVELLFPGLVINSAGGMVGACVVVFLCALAYEGLKISRECLLRKSQVNVRYNSMPVPGPNGTILMETHKTVGQQMFSVPHLIQTVLHVVQVVISYFLMLVFMTYNGYLCIAVALGAGAGYFLFSWKKAVVVDITEHCH, encoded by the exons ATGAATATGTCAATGGGTCACGAAGGCCACCACCATATGTCAATGGACCCTGATGGCCACGCTCACCATGCCCCAACTTCTGAACCAGGGCATGaccacagtactggtgggatgaTGATG AAAATGACATTCTACTTTGGGTACAAGAATGTGGAGCTACTCTTCCCTGGGCTAGTGATCAACTCAGCTGGCG GGATGGTCGGTGCCTGTGTGGTTGTCTTCCTTTGTGCATTGGCTTACGAGGGGCTGAAAATCAGTCGAGAATGTTTGCTTCGGAAATCACAGGTTAATGTGCGTTATAACTCCATGCCTGTTCCTGGACCAAATGGGACAATCTTGATGGAAACGCACAAAACTGTTGG CCAGCAGATGTTCAGCGTACCCCATCTCATCCAGACTGTACTGCACGTCGTACAAGTGGTTATCAGCTACTTCCTCATGTTGGTCTTCATGACCTACAATGGTTACCTCTGCATTGCTGTGGCATTGGGCGCAGGTGCTGGATATTTCCTGTTCAGCTGGAAGAAAGCAGTAGTGGTGGACATCACAGAACATTGCCATTAA